The nucleotide window GGGTAGGGGGTGTGGGGCCCCAAACGACGTTTCACATCGTTTCATCGCTTCCAGCCATTGGAACATCAAACCAATAACTGTCAACCGGAGCCGAAGGCCCCTCGGTTTCCCCCCAGAGGGCCCCCCCTTCCGTCGCGTCGCGTGCGCGCCGCGCCCCTGTTAATCCCTGTTATTAACAATGAAATGTAACGACATGAAACAACCCTTCTTTGCTCCGTATGTTTCCCTGATTTAGAGATTGCCGGAACGTCGGAGCACAACCGAATGGTTTCCCCCCTGAAAGGAACCCCCCTTCCGTCGCGTCGCGCCCTGTACTTCCCTGCACTAAGCAGGGAAAACAGTCTGAAGCAAGTCTCTGCTATCCCTTATGCCTTCCATTTTATGGATCTCTGCATATATTGGATGCTATGCAGCCATTTCGTTGAGGATCTTTTCAATCTTTCTGACCAGTTCTTTCTTTTTCATCGAGTCTGCCTGGTCAATTAGTTCCCTTAATTGTGCTGAGGGGGATTTCCTTTTTGTGTTTCTGCCCGTCAGGGTTTTGGGTAGAGCGGACTCGAGCGCCTCTCGAAAATCTTCCCGTCCCGGCCGGAAATAATGCTTCAGCACAATATTAACTGTTGAATGTCCCGTTACCCGCCGAACCAACTCCATCGGAACTCCTGCCGTCAAGGCCATGGTGATCCACGTTGTGCGCAGAGAATGGAAGCCTTTGATATTGGAGGCCTTTTTATTCGGACCCGCCTTTGTCGCCGCAATACCTGCCGCTTTGATCGCCTGCGACAGCCGCCAACTGATTCCATGATGATTCACCCGATACATTTCGGCCGCCTCTGGGAACACATAAATTCCTTTGCGAGGCTGCTTTTCAATCTCCTCTCTCAAAAGCGGAAAGAGGGGAATCTCAGCTGTTTCTCCCGTTTTCGAGGTGTCCACCGTGATAAATCCATTCTTCAGGTCTACGCTCTCCCATTTCAGCATACAGCAATCGCCTCGGCGCATCGCCGTACACATCCCGGTAATGAAGATGGGGCGAAAAAGTTTATCGCAGTGTGAAATAATGGTGTTTAGCTCCTTCTCGGTGAACGGTTCTCTGTGCACATTGGTTTTCCGTTTTGGTGGAATGCCATCAAACGGATTCCGGAGCACACCAGTTCCGGCGGAGGGGACGAAGACGCTTCGGAGTAGGATCAGCTTATGATTGTAGGTTTCCGCACCAAAACCTTTCTCATCAAGGTTTCGCATCCACTCTAAGGCCATGCTGTGCGTGATTTGCGACATGAAGCCAACATGTGGGTGCTTATTAACGGTGTAGTCTCGGAAGGCCTTTAAAGAGCCATGTTGCGTCCGCCGCCAATTAGCCGACCGCGGCTTTTTGGATGGGAGATCATCCCAAACTTCTTCCATCTGGGTAAGCGGCGCGTTCTGAAGCGCATCGCCGGCCTTCAGCTCATAAAGATCCTGCAGATGTTTTTCCGCAGCTTTATGGCTTCGAGCCTCGAAAATCAAACCGTCCAGTTTTACCTGGGCTTGAGCGCGCGATCGTTCAAACAGCGAATCCCCGACTTCCCGAAGAGTAAGGGGAACCTTCCCCTTTATTTCAATGCCGAGGTTCGCGCATTTAGACTTCCCATTAATTTCAAAACGGCCATACCACCATTTTGATTTCAGGGATTTGTCCTTTTTCCGAATAATTTCCAGGGCCATTTCCATTCTCCGTCTTGCGTTACAGTTTGAAGCGCTCCTATACATAGAGAACTTTTCAAACGGCCGAACCCGAACTTTCCCCCGAACTCGGCCGACAAGGCAGAAAATAAAAAAGGCCTGCTTTTCAGCAGACCCTTGTAAACATTACCTTAAATAGTGGCGAGAGTGACGGGACTCGAACCCGCAACCTCCAGCGTGACAGGCTAGTCGCGAATCGGTAAAAACTGGGGAAATAATTGCAAAATATAAAAATGTTCCCGGAATGTTCCCAAAAACAGCTTGTTTTGCCCTGCCAATTATCCTATTTATTCTGACGTTATCAGAATAAATCAGGAGGCTGTAAAATGGGCTTGGCGATTAAGAAAAATTCGGCGTGGTGGTATGGCCGCTACATGATCGATGGCAAAGAGCATTTCACCAACCTGCAAGTCAGGATCAGGGGAAGTCGTCCGGTCAAATTGAGCGAGACGGGAAGCGTCCAGTTTGAGAATTCACGCGGGGAGGCGCAGGGGGCACTTGATAAGCTGCTGGAAAACATTCAGGCGGGGCGTAGTGAGGCGAAGTTGGCGGAAGCGGTCTATGAGGCGCGTTCGGGCGAAAAGCTCAAGCGGTACACCATCAGCGACCTTCCCCAAATCTGGATCGACAAGCCCCGCCAGCGGAAGCCGTCGGAGCGGCATTCCAAACAGACAGTGGCCAAGCTGGAACGGTTCGGCTCGTTCCTGGCATCCGCCTATCCGGAACTCTCCCGTATTGACCAGTTGCGCCCGATGCATGTACAGGCCTTTCTTGAACAGCTGGGACGGCGGGGCGTCACCTCCGAGACCTGGAATAAATACCTGGTGGCTATCAAGGCGGTATTGAAACGGGCAGGGGTTCCTGCTGCCCGTGAAATCCTATCGAAGGAAACCGAGACCGTTTCCCGGCAACCGTTTTCGATTGATGAACTACAGGCCATCTTCGAAGCGGCAAGGGAATCCGATCCGCTAATCTATTCGCTGGCCGTAACTGCCGCCTGTACCGCCATGCGGCAAAAGGACTGCTGTTATCTCCGGTGGGATGATGTTGACCTAGGCGCGGGGTTCATCAGCGTTAAAACCAGCAAGACGGGGCAGGAAGTGGATATTCCGCTTGCTGATGTGCTGAGGGATGAAATCAAGGGGCAGGTGGGCAACGGGGCGGAATACGTCTTTCCGGATGCGGCCAAGCTGTATACGGCGAACCGTAGCGGGATTTCCTCCCGGTTCAAGCGGGTGCTGAAGGTTGCCGGATTCGATACGGGAAGCCCTCGGCCTCCCGTTGAATGCAAATCCGATCCGTGTAAGCCTGGGGAACTGCACCGGGCGGCAAGCAAACTGTTCAAAGGCGATAAGCTGGAACGCGCCAAAGCGGTGGTTGATGTTTATATGGCAGGGAACGGGGTAAGGCCGACCGCCAAGGAAACCGGCTTGAGCGTTAGCACGGTCTCGCTTTATCTCAACGAACTGGAGGCCGCAACCGGAAAGGCGATCATCCGGGGCAAGCGCCGCCCTGTCGATCCCGCCAAGCTTCCGACGCGGGGAGCCATGGCCAAGGAGCGGGAACGCGGATTGCTCAAAGCCTCGCTAAGGGATTTCCATTCCTTCCGCACCACCTTCGTAACCCTCGCTCTGATGCGTGGCATGCCGCTGGACATTGTTCGGAAGATCACCGGCCACAAAACTGCCGACGTGGTTATGAAGCACTATTTCCGCCCGCAACGCGAACAGCTCCGCGCCGCCATGCAAAGCACCATGCCCGGCCTGTTGACCAGCGGGGCGAAGCCCACCGATCCGGCGGCCCGCGCCGCCGATCTACTACGCACGGCCAAGGCCGACAACTGGCAAGCGGTCATTGATGAAGCCCTTGGGGTTCTGGAGTCTAGTGATCATTGAACAAATAGATTCTTTTGTTTGGGTATTTTTTAGGCCTCAGTGCAGTAAAATAAACCCGTACAAATTGAACGTTTATTCTTGGCAGGATTCTAAAAGATCAAATATAAACAAACGCATGAGTGGAAAGAAATCGGGGAAAAGTCAAGGAAAGGTTACATGGGCACAGGCGTTCAGAGATATAGTAATTGCCTCAATGAACAAGGGTCAGCTCCCGGTGTTGGCCGTCTTTATGCTTATTGGATTGCTTATATGGAAGCTTCCGGAAACTGAGGTTCTAAAGCTGTGGGGGGTTCTTATTGACAAGTTGTCGAACGGAGAGCTACTTTCATACCCCCTTTTAGGTTTTGTAACATTAGGGTGGTTCTACCACTCCAGACGGCAACGGCGGCACTTTCTTGCGGAATATGAAAGGATCGCTACCGAGAAGTCTGAGTTGCAAGAAAAACTGACTGGAACTAAATTGAAATCGAGCAGTAACTCATGATGGCAAATTTCATTATATTTTTCTCATTCATTGCGCTCTTGCATTTTTTATACGAAGGAATTCTTCTTCCTTTGGTTCATATGCGTTTAAGAAATAAGTTCTTTAAGCTGCGTGATGAATTGCGTCGGGAGCGGATTGATAATCCAAAGGAATGCAAACTTGAAGTATTCTCATATCTGGATGATGGCATTGGAAGGTTTATAAATAATCTACCTCATTTGACGCCATCGGCACAGGCTCGCGCCTACAGCGAACTTGGCTCAAATAAAGAACTCAGGAAGGCCACCGAAAAGCGGCTAGATATGATTCAGAGTTCAGAGTCTGAGCAGGCAAAAAAAATCTTCCGAGAAGTTAACTCGGCTGTAGAAATGGCACTTATTGCAAATGTAGGTATCTGGTTTATATACTTGGTTCCTATTGCGTTGCTATGTCTGTGCTTCTCGAGGTTGGCTCAATTGGCTAAGGATCTGGTCGCTATGCCACCTAAAAGCGCTGATCAGGTTTTGCAACACGCATATTAACCTTCCGCCGCTTTGGGCTTGGATTGGGGTAGCTGGCGGGTTACACCTTTTTTGAATTAGCTGGCCGGGTGGTTGGCGCGGGATTAGAGCCCCGTTTAAAACAATAAACAGAAATCCAATGAACTTTTGCCGTCCAACTTTGTGTGGAGCCCTCTTCTGTTGGGCTCGCTCTAACGCATGAGGTTGGGCGGCTCTTTTGTTGGGAAATAGACAATGGAAACAATAGTATCGGCAAAGAAAAACGAAATCGTTATCCGGGGTAAACTGGCAAAGCAACTTGAGGAAATATGCCCGGAAGGAATGGGCGTAGAGGCATTCACAGAACAATTTATTAAGAATGCAATCGAGCACCGCAACCTTGTCGTAGAGATATTGGCCGCTTGATGAAACAATACGGGCAGCCTGTCTTCTCAGGGAGGGTGCGGCCCGTTTTGTCTTTACCGGCATTGCTCCTGACTCAACCTTGGTAGGCGTTCATGATTCATTAAGCTCAGCGAGAGCTGGCATAATCCGCCAACGTGAACAGGAGAAAATGCAATGAAACCGGAAGCACGTTCAGCGGTTCAGGTAGATAGCGATTTGGTCACACGGATTCGGGCGTTATGCCCAGATGGGATGGACGCGGATGAATTTCTTTCCATGTTCGCGGAAAAGGCCATTGCGCATAATCTGGATACGCTGGGCATGCTTCCGCCGGATGCGGTTGCCCGGCATCTTTCCGGCAACCGCATCCAGCCACCACACTTGATGGAACGCGATGAAGTTGCCGATTGGTGCAACGTAAACTGGCCAGACCGAAAGAAGCCAATTACCGCTGAGTCGGTGAGAACATGGGAGCGTAAGGGATGGATTAAGCCGCATCCGTATTACACCCGTCCTGCCCGATATCCGGTCGAAGAAATTCTTGCCTTCGTAAATGCAAAATTCAAATCTCCTTTCTAACCGGATTGCACAATGCGAATTGATAAAGTCCAGATGATGTTGCCCGATGGGGATGAGCTTTTGCCGCCGAAAGAATTGGCGGATAAAATACACTGCACTCCCCGTTTGATATCGGCTATGCGCCGGGACGGGTTTCTTATGCCTGCTGGTCTGGCAACTGCCAACTGGGCGCTTGAATGGCTTTCGATAAACCCCGAATTTCGACAAAATAAACCTATGGATGGAGTTGCTAATTCAATAGCAGACTATCGGATCACTGACGGGGATGAACTTCTTGACTCTAAAGGTATTGCCGCAAGGTTTGGGCGGAATACGGGCTATGTCTATGCAATGAAGCGCGATGGCTTCCTGATGCCTGGTAGGCGTGCCACCCTCAATCATGCACTGGCCTGGCTGGCAGCCAATCCGGACTTTCGCGTAAACCGTGCAGAATCGACTAATCCTGATCCATCGATTAAGCGGAACCATAACCAAACCGACATTACCGAATTCTATACCGATGGAATCCCTGTCCGGGGTGAAATAAAATCGGATTAGTTCGATAGCACCAGCATAGACCCGTATGGTCATATTTGGGGTGTTTTGTGCCCTACCCCTTCTGGCGTATTTTGTCGCTTAATGAGTCCTGTTGAAACTAACAGGGAGCATAAGCGATGAAAACAACCTCCATGGAACATGTAGCCGCAAACGCCAGTAGCGGTGATTCCAATTCTACAACGGAAAATCTTCTTACTGCCGATGAATTTGCAGCGCGTTACGGATGCAGCGCTCGCACCGTTCAGCGTTGGTGTCGCGAGGGAATCCTTCAACCCGTTCGGATTGGACGCCTTGTCCGCATTCCATCCAGCCAACTTTTTTCCGGCGGAATAACTGGGGGTGGGAAATGAGAACGCCTTTAAACCAACTGGTTATCATCAAGGGCAATCTCCAGCTTATTACTCGTTTGGATGGAGTCCGCGCCGCTTTCAAATTATTAGGAAAAATGAGGCTCCCATTTGCCCGGCGGCAAAACAGTATTTTCCATCAAATCACAACAGCCCCTGGAGATAAGTTTTTCAGCAAATTCGGGAAAGGTGGGAGCGCCGAGAAATGGGGTAAGCCCAACAACGAAAAACGGAGGACGGATTAATGCCCGCAATAGCCGCCGTCGCCGCCGTCTGGGGAGCCATTGGAACCGGCTTTGGTGTTAGTGTCACCGTTGGTGTTATGCTTCAGCAAGCCATCATTGCCGTTGGTATCGCCGCGATCACCCGCGCCCTGGGTGACCACTTTGCCGATGACCAGGCGCAGGATTACGGCGCAAAGGTCAACACCACCTCGAATACTGCCCCGGTCGTTGTTTTCTATGGTGAGCGCGTCGTGGGCGGTTGTGAGTACCGCGCCGCCTCCGGCCTTGAAAACGAATACCTCCACCGCGTGCTTGTGCTGGGCGAGGGCGAAATGGAAAGCGTTGAAAACATCTATTTCAACGACAAGGATATTGCCACCTACAAGGATTCCGACGGCAACCTGGTCTATGATGGCCTTGTTCGTTCCATGCCTATCCGATTGACACAGGTTGGTGTTTTTGGCACACCCTAACGCATGTCGAATTACCCTCGAACCCTGTTGGAGTTTCAACATCGCTTTCCTGATGAGTCATCCTGCTTGCACCATCTGGAGCATGTCAGGTGGCCAGCGGGTTTCGAATGCCCGTCCTGTGGAAACGTCGGTGACCCTTGGCGACTTCGAGCCAGACCCCGCGTGCTGGAATGTAGGCAATGCGGGAATCAGGCCAGCCTCACAGCAGGAACAATTATGCACCGAACACAACTCCCCCTGACGATTTGGTTTTGGGCTGCCTACCTGGTGACGACGCAGACCCCGGGTATGAGTGCTCTGCAATTCCAGCGGCAGCTCGGTATCAAACGTTACGAAACTGCGTTTCTGATTCTGCACAAGTTGCGCATGGCTATGGTTCGGCCAGAGCGAGACCGAATTGGTTCCAAGTGGCCCGTTGAGGTGGATGAGACGTTCGTCGGTGGCACAACCCAAGGGGAGGGCCGGGGACGGCATCACAAAACACTTGTTGTTGGTATGGTGGAAGTTATGCCTCGCAAGAAGGCTCTGGGGCCTGATCCGAACCTGACAACAGGGCAGAGTCCACAGCATCAGGGAGGACATGGACGGAGTTTTATTGCGGGAAGGTTGCGGCTTCAGGTTGTTCCCAACCGAAAGCAGGAAACGCTGGAGCCGATCCTTGTGACCAACGTCCAGAAGAAAGCCGAAGTACGAACCGACGGATGGACGGGCTATGACAACTTGCATGGATTGGGGTACAAACACATCGCCGTGCCCATCAGAGGGGATCAGGCCAAAACGGACCAGCATCTTCCGATGATTCACATTGTATTCGGAAATCTTGATGCCTGGCTTCTGGGAACACACCACGGCGTGAGTTCGGCGCACTTGCAGGGCTATCTCAACGAATTCGTATTCCGGTTCAATCGCCGATTCTGGCCCATGGTAGGCTTCGAGAGTGTGCTGAAAATTGCGGTCCAGGTGGAGTCTCCGACTGTGCAAAACTTTTATAAAGCCGCAAGGGAATCGAAAGATTCGACCTAGCCTGTGTTAATCGGATAGGCAGGGTTCGTTCAACCTTCCATTCCGGCACCGATGGCCAGGCCGCCGACCTCGATCTGGTTACGGAGCTGGACGACTGGGGGCCGGATCATCGCGGCTTCGGCGTCGCCTACCTCTATATCCGTACCGAGTGGGACAAGGATGCCTTTCCCTCCGGCATGCCGACCATTACCGTCAAGGCCCGTGGCCTCAAGGTCTACGACCCGCGCGACGGATCCACGGCCTGGAGCGACAACCCCGCCCTTTGCCTCCGCGATTTCCTCACCAATACCCGCTATGGCGCGGCCATACCCGAAACCGCAATCGACGACGATTCCTTTTCCGAGTCCGCCAACTACTGCGATGAACTCGTTACCTTTAAAAATTCCGACGGCGTCGAATACCAAGCCAAGCGCTACACCTGCAACGGTGTCCTTAATCCCGACGACGGCGCACTCGAAAACACCAAGCGCATCCTTTCAGCGTTCCGCGGAATCCCGGTTTTCTCCGGCGGAAAATGGCGGCTGGTGGTCGATAAGCCCGACGTGGCCGACTTCGAATTTACCGAGGAAAACATCATTGGAAGCTGGAGCTTTTCCGGTAGCTCCAAGCGATCAATCGTCAACCAGGTTCGCGCACGCTTCTACGATGCCGCCCTCGATTCCGAGGATACCATGACCGTCGTTTCCGTCGGCGACTACATCGAAGAAGACGGCCAGATTTTCGAGCAGGATGTCTATTACCCACTCACCAACGATCTAACCCGCGCCAACATCCTCGCCCAGCACTACCTGAAGCAGGCCCGCCAAGGGCTCGCCGTCTCCCTCTCCGCAACCCTCGAAGCCTTGGCCCTCGACGTTGGCGACGTGGTTTCAATCACCCACCCGACGCCGGGTTGGGAAGCCAAGCCGTTCCGTGTTCAAAAACTGGAGCTGGAGGCCGCCGATAAAATCCGCGTCACCCTCTCCGAATATGACGACTCGGTTTACACCTTCGATGTCCTCACGCCGCCCGCGATCCCCGATACCAACCTGCCCGATCCATTCAGCAGCCCGCCGCCTTCCGGCCTGACGCTCGAAAGCGGAACCGAACATTTGCAGGTTACCGCCAGCGGCACCGTGATTACCCGCATGCTCGCCCAATGGGCCGCCGCGCCGTCAACCTTTGTGGATACCTACGAAGTGGCCTACAAGCTTTCCGCCGCCTCCGGCTGGACATCCTTCGAAACCTCCGAACGCCAGCACTATTTCACCCCGGTTTCCGATGGCCACGCCTACGATGTCCGCGTTCGCGCCGTCTATTACAATGGCCGCCGTTCCAGCTGGATCGAGGTTTCAAATTATATGGTCGTCGGCAAAACCGAACCGCCCGCCGCGCCAACCTCCTTCTCCTTCGCCTCCCAGCGCGACTACACCCGCGAATTTTCCTGGACGCTCAACACAGCCGATCCCGATGTCGCCGGGTATCAAATCCGCTTTTCAACCACTCTGACCGACGAATGGGACGCCATGACGCCCATGCACCTGGGCCTCTTGGTGTCCAGCCCATGGGAAACCAATATTCTCAACGCCGGAACCTACCGCTTCGCCATCAAGACCGTCGATACCACCGGCAACGAATCCGCCACCGCAAAATATATCACCGCAACCCTGGAGGAATCCCCGGCAAGCAACATCCTCCTGGCCCGCTATCCGCGCCTGGAGGGCTGGCCCGGCACCATCACGAACGGCTACGTGCTGCCAAACTCAAACGACATCGAATCAACCGATTCCACCACCTGGGATGACCTCGAAGTCGATGCCGCCAGCTGGGACGCCTGGTTGTTGTGGGGGATCGATGGCGACGACCTCACCTATCAATATTCCGACATCGACCTGGGCCTGGTCTTAACCTTCCGCCCGATGCTTTCCGCGCAGGCCGACGGCGCGATTGTCTACGAAATCAACCACTCGCAGGATAACGCCACCTGGAGCGGATGGATTACGCCAACCGCCGAAATCGATGCCAGATACATCAAGGTTCGGATCACCGTAACGGGCGAAGCGCCCCGCATCCAATCAATGACCATCCTGCTTTCCGGCCAAAAAATAACCGAAGATATTTCCGACCTCGACACCTCGACCCTGTCGGCAACCTATCGCACCGTTGCCGGGGATATCCGCCTGCCCATCAAAACCACCTTCGCCACCATCAAATCCGTACAGGTGGCCTTGCAAAATACCGGCGCGGGCTGGTCGTGGGAATTGATCGACAAGCAAACCACCACCGGCCCACGAATCAAGATTTACGACAACACCGGCACCCTCGCCGATGCCACCATCGACGCAACCATTAAAGGATATTAGCCATGGAATCTAAAATTCCTGAGAGCACGTTGTCCATGGCCGTAGGCATGCTGATGCCCTACCGGCCCGATCTAACGCCGGAACGGTTGCTGGCGGCCATCGACTTTGAGCCGGAGACCGAAGTCGTCGAGAGCCTCTACACCGTTCCGGAAGCGGCCAAGGCATTGAGTCTTTCTGTTCCGACGATCAACCGCATGATGCGAGACGGGCAGTTGCCGAAACGGAAGATTCGCGGTGCTGTCCGGGTTCCTCGCTCTGCAATCGCCGATATTTTGGCAGGGAAGGAAGCGGCGGCATGAGTGAAACGAAAAAGAAAGTTGCCCTCTAAAACAATCCGCTGGCGAATGCCGATCAACTTGACCCAATGGAGCAAAAAGGAAAACACAAACATGAGTGATAAAGCCGCCATCTCTAAATCCGAGTTGCAAGATGTTCTTCGGGGGATGCTTGCCGTCGTGAGCAAATATCAAAGCCGAAAAATCCTGGATATGGATAAAATCGGAACAATGGATGAAGACTCGTTAAAGACAGAAATCAAGCGAGTGCTGAACATGGGTTGTGGCTTATATCTTGACACACGACAGGCCGTTAATTCGCTGCCTATTAAATTCGCGGAAAACTACGCGGGGAAGGCGTTGCTGGATTACGGCCTAGTTGACTCCGTGTTCTTTAATTCGGTACGAGGGGAATACTGGGTTCGCGGTGGTCGTGGGAGCTGGATCATGTGTGATCGTCGCGATCTTGAAACCTATCTCATCGGCAGAGGTGTTCCTGTGGAACCGCTCTCGGAGTTCGGCGGGCGCAATCTGGTTGAGATGATTGCTTTTTGGCTGGCCTATGATTCCAGAGAGGAGCCTCCGGTTGATCCTGATCTGTTGATAATGGCTTGTGGCAACTGCCAGTCGTTTTGCGAAGGAGGAGAGGGGGTAGTTGATGGTTATTGCCGACGAGTCGCGCCCGTTGCATGGCTCAAAGACGAATCAGGTATTGGGGGCGAATCCAAAGACCTTGACAAGGCGGCAATATGGCCAGTTGTTGAATGTGATCATTATTGCGGCCAGTTTTCACCAAAGAAAATCTAACTGATGGATAATCAGTTACAAGTTGCCTTTGAAACCGTCTCCATCTGCAAGCTGGCGGAAGGGCTGGGTATTGAGGGATTGCGGGAAGGCGCCGGGCAAAAGAACCCTTTCCGGCAGGATCGGAAGGCGGGTTCGTTTTCGGTGCAGCGGGACTATTTCAAAGACCATGCGCATGAGGATCATAAAGGCGGGCACATAGCTTTTGTTCAGCTTGCCCGCCCTGGGTGGAGCAAAAAGGAGTGCATCGAATTCATTATCCGTACGGCAGGCATGGAGCCGGAAAAACAGTCTGCTGGACGGGTCAAGGCCGTGGTGCAACAGAAGCGGCACAAGCTCTATAGGGCTCAACGGGAAAAGGCCGAACAACTGCCAAGCCTCTGCATGACCGAGCCGGGGCCGTGGTCGGTTCCTGTGCGCGAACGGTGGACGGATGGGCACGAACACCTCTTGGCGGTTGCGGACAAGCTGGCGGAATCACGGGGCTGGAAAACGAACGTGCTGTGGAAGCTGGCCGGGTTGGGAAAAACCTCCCTTCCGCTTTTGCCTTGGAGCGATGCCAAGGGCAACAAACGCGGCTGGGGCTGGTTGGTGGAAAAGCCGGTCATGAACCCGCGTTCCGCTGGCCGTGCCTTGGAGCTGGTTCCGGTCGGCTACCATACGCGCTATAAGGTTTTCCCGAAGGATGCACCGCCGGAAAAGCGATGGGTTTACACGCCCTATGTTCCGGCCACCACCAACCCGCAAACCGGGCAGCCTAAACGCCTGTCCGATTTCCAGCAGCATCTACTGGCCATGAAAGGCAAGCTGCCCGCCTATCCGTTTGTCCTGGGCAATCTGGATAATCCCCGGCTGGTGGTTGTGCTGGAAGGGCAGTTCGATGCCGCGTCGTTCGCCCTGGCCTTTGGGTGGCTGGAGCATGGATTTCCGCCCGGTGTGTCGGTTGTTGGCTTGCGCGGGGTGCAGTCGCAATCCGTCTTTCTTTCCGCCTATGGTATGTGGCTGCGGAAAAATAAGCCCTTCGTTTGGATCATTGGCGACAACGACGACGCGGGGCGGCTGCTGGACAAACGCGATGCGTCTAACGCCATCGATGTGGAACCTACGTTCCTCGACCGGTTGCGGGCGCAGGGCTGCACCGTCCGCGCCGAACTGATCGGCTATGAAGGTGCAAAGGATTTTAACGATGTATGGCGGATGGCTCCGCCATCGGTTTCGACCATGAACAAATGGGCGGCGCATGTTGGCGTTCCCCTGGAGGTGCTGGGAAATGAGTGACACACCCGCAAAGGAATTCGATCCAACCCAAAACGTGGACTTGGGAAACAATCCGGTCGAAGCCAAGAAAAAGGAAGGCGCTGCCCTGC belongs to Pontiella desulfatans and includes:
- a CDS encoding IS1595 family transposase, with the protein product MSNYPRTLLEFQHRFPDESSCLHHLEHVRWPAGFECPSCGNVGDPWRLRARPRVLECRQCGNQASLTAGTIMHRTQLPLTIWFWAAYLVTTQTPGMSALQFQRQLGIKRYETAFLILHKLRMAMVRPERDRIGSKWPVEVDETFVGGTTQGEGRGRHHKTLVVGMVEVMPRKKALGPDPNLTTGQSPQHQGGHGRSFIAGRLRLQVVPNRKQETLEPILVTNVQKKAEVRTDGWTGYDNLHGLGYKHIAVPIRGDQAKTDQHLPMIHIVFGNLDAWLLGTHHGVSSAHLQGYLNEFVFRFNRRFWPMVGFESVLKIAVQVESPTVQNFYKAARESKDST
- a CDS encoding helix-turn-helix domain-containing protein, which produces MESKIPESTLSMAVGMLMPYRPDLTPERLLAAIDFEPETEVVESLYTVPEAAKALSLSVPTINRMMRDGQLPKRKIRGAVRVPRSAIADILAGKEAAA
- a CDS encoding tyrosine-type recombinase/integrase, coding for MGLAIKKNSAWWYGRYMIDGKEHFTNLQVRIRGSRPVKLSETGSVQFENSRGEAQGALDKLLENIQAGRSEAKLAEAVYEARSGEKLKRYTISDLPQIWIDKPRQRKPSERHSKQTVAKLERFGSFLASAYPELSRIDQLRPMHVQAFLEQLGRRGVTSETWNKYLVAIKAVLKRAGVPAAREILSKETETVSRQPFSIDELQAIFEAARESDPLIYSLAVTAACTAMRQKDCCYLRWDDVDLGAGFISVKTSKTGQEVDIPLADVLRDEIKGQVGNGAEYVFPDAAKLYTANRSGISSRFKRVLKVAGFDTGSPRPPVECKSDPCKPGELHRAASKLFKGDKLERAKAVVDVYMAGNGVRPTAKETGLSVSTVSLYLNELEAATGKAIIRGKRRPVDPAKLPTRGAMAKERERGLLKASLRDFHSFRTTFVTLALMRGMPLDIVRKITGHKTADVVMKHYFRPQREQLRAAMQSTMPGLLTSGAKPTDPAARAADLLRTAKADNWQAVIDEALGVLESSDH
- a CDS encoding toprim domain-containing protein; protein product: MDNQLQVAFETVSICKLAEGLGIEGLREGAGQKNPFRQDRKAGSFSVQRDYFKDHAHEDHKGGHIAFVQLARPGWSKKECIEFIIRTAGMEPEKQSAGRVKAVVQQKRHKLYRAQREKAEQLPSLCMTEPGPWSVPVRERWTDGHEHLLAVADKLAESRGWKTNVLWKLAGLGKTSLPLLPWSDAKGNKRGWGWLVEKPVMNPRSAGRALELVPVGYHTRYKVFPKDAPPEKRWVYTPYVPATTNPQTGQPKRLSDFQQHLLAMKGKLPAYPFVLGNLDNPRLVVVLEGQFDAASFALAFGWLEHGFPPGVSVVGLRGVQSQSVFLSAYGMWLRKNKPFVWIIGDNDDAGRLLDKRDASNAIDVEPTFLDRLRAQGCTVRAELIGYEGAKDFNDVWRMAPPSVSTMNKWAAHVGVPLEVLGNE
- a CDS encoding tyrosine-type recombinase/integrase; amino-acid sequence: MALEIIRKKDKSLKSKWWYGRFEINGKSKCANLGIEIKGKVPLTLREVGDSLFERSRAQAQVKLDGLIFEARSHKAAEKHLQDLYELKAGDALQNAPLTQMEEVWDDLPSKKPRSANWRRTQHGSLKAFRDYTVNKHPHVGFMSQITHSMALEWMRNLDEKGFGAETYNHKLILLRSVFVPSAGTGVLRNPFDGIPPKRKTNVHREPFTEKELNTIISHCDKLFRPIFITGMCTAMRRGDCCMLKWESVDLKNGFITVDTSKTGETAEIPLFPLLREEIEKQPRKGIYVFPEAAEMYRVNHHGISWRLSQAIKAAGIAATKAGPNKKASNIKGFHSLRTTWITMALTAGVPMELVRRVTGHSTVNIVLKHYFRPGREDFREALESALPKTLTGRNTKRKSPSAQLRELIDQADSMKKKELVRKIEKILNEMAA
- a CDS encoding helix-turn-helix domain-containing protein encodes the protein MEHVAANASSGDSNSTTENLLTADEFAARYGCSARTVQRWCREGILQPVRIGRLVRIPSSQLFSGGITGGGK
- a CDS encoding phage tail protein, whose amino-acid sequence is MPTITVKARGLKVYDPRDGSTAWSDNPALCLRDFLTNTRYGAAIPETAIDDDSFSESANYCDELVTFKNSDGVEYQAKRYTCNGVLNPDDGALENTKRILSAFRGIPVFSGGKWRLVVDKPDVADFEFTEENIIGSWSFSGSSKRSIVNQVRARFYDAALDSEDTMTVVSVGDYIEEDGQIFEQDVYYPLTNDLTRANILAQHYLKQARQGLAVSLSATLEALALDVGDVVSITHPTPGWEAKPFRVQKLELEAADKIRVTLSEYDDSVYTFDVLTPPAIPDTNLPDPFSSPPPSGLTLESGTEHLQVTASGTVITRMLAQWAAAPSTFVDTYEVAYKLSAASGWTSFETSERQHYFTPVSDGHAYDVRVRAVYYNGRRSSWIEVSNYMVVGKTEPPAAPTSFSFASQRDYTREFSWTLNTADPDVAGYQIRFSTTLTDEWDAMTPMHLGLLVSSPWETNILNAGTYRFAIKTVDTTGNESATAKYITATLEESPASNILLARYPRLEGWPGTITNGYVLPNSNDIESTDSTTWDDLEVDAASWDAWLLWGIDGDDLTYQYSDIDLGLVLTFRPMLSAQADGAIVYEINHSQDNATWSGWITPTAEIDARYIKVRITVTGEAPRIQSMTILLSGQKITEDISDLDTSTLSATYRTVAGDIRLPIKTTFATIKSVQVALQNTGAGWSWELIDKQTTTGPRIKIYDNTGTLADATIDATIKGY